Part of the Acidobacteriota bacterium genome, GCGCGCTCCTCTACCTTCCCGCACTCGGCGCGCGCGACCTCTGGAATCCAAACGAGCCGCTCTACGGTCGTGCCGTCGTCGAGATGCATGAGGGCGGTACGTGGCTCTTGCCGACGGTCAACGAGCAGACCTTTAACGAGAAACCGATCCTCTACTTCTGGCTGGCTCGGATGGTCTCCGCCGTTCGCGGGGGGGTGGATGAGTTCGGTCTGAGGCTTCCCGGTGCGCTGGCGGGGCTTGCAGCGACGCTGCTGTTGTACCAGTTTGTGCGTCGCGCGGTCGGTAGGAACAGAGCTCTCATCTCCGGGCTCGTCTTCGCCACGCTCTACGCCGTGTTCTGGTCGGCGCGAATGGTCCAGATGGATCTATTGCTGACGCTGAGTGTTCTTTCGACGGTCACGGTGTTAAGTCACGGGAGTGGCGTGATTCGGGACAATCGCCGTGCCTGGATACTTGCGGGGGTCTCTGTTGGGATCGGATTTCTGGCTAAGGGGCCTCTGGCCTTCGTGCTGCCGGCAGCGATCCTGTTCGTTCGTCGACCGACCGACATCAAGACGCTTGTGCGCCGGGGGAATGCCCTCTGGTTCGCCCTGACGTTTGCCCTGGTCGCGTCCCCGTGGTTTCTTGCATTGTGGCTATCCGGCGAGACTCAACTGTTCTCAGAGTTCTTCGTTCGTCAGCATTTTCAGCGGTTCGTGGATCCCTGGGATCATCAACGTCCGATCTGGTACTTCCTCCTCAATTTCCCGCCCGACATGGCGCCGTGGTCGCTGTGGCTCCCGCTGTGTCTGGGGCTTCCGCTCAGGGATCGGCGGGAGCAGGCCCTGGATCGGTTGGCCTGGCTGTGGATCCTGGTCCCGTTCGTCATCTTCTCGTTGTCCGCCAGCAAACGAAGCATCTACATGTTGCCGGCGGCACCCGC contains:
- a CDS encoding glycosyltransferase family 39 protein — its product is MIASLAANETRRDLLLLIGVCALLYLPALGARDLWNPNEPLYGRAVVEMHEGGTWLLPTVNEQTFNEKPILYFWLARMVSAVRGGVDEFGLRLPGALAGLAATLLLYQFVRRAVGRNRALISGLVFATLYAVFWSARMVQMDLLLTLSVLSTVTVLSHGSGVIRDNRRAWILAGVSVGIGFLAKGPLAFVLPAAILFVRRPTDIKTLVRRGNALWFALTFALVASPWFLALWLSGETQLFSEFFVRQHFQRFVDPWDHQRPIWYFLLNFPPDMAPWSLWLPLCLGLPLRDRREQALDRLAWLWILVPFVIFSLSASKRSIYMLPAAPAVAILVAGLAERFVTGRLDVWRDRFCRLGVALLAAVLFAAALLVRGKIDDYPAVGSAGTATALLLAGSAVVILATLFAHRRRRTLIVLTPLLAVIAIYVQVTVQVLPRVDAYKSSQPFATQVRERVSDDDPLMSYRPWKWRAGYIYYIDRTIPRLNDAASLRDYMGRSEAVYLLVERDQLLEALDTVPDAHVWLSAEVGSNAVHLLSNRPPPPDTE